The Buteo buteo chromosome 3, bButBut1.hap1.1, whole genome shotgun sequence genome has a window encoding:
- the LOC142029178 gene encoding RING finger protein 151-like, with amino-acid sequence MGYDIERFVGYVNEGLLCSICRDVLEDPLQAPCEHAFCTACIHGWLVHHSNCPEDRQMIDVSLLRPLYRYMKNDLNRLQLHCKNREYGCEMVCSLESIDRHERECEYSQIPCSNAGCTVQIERRNLDGHLAVCEYRSRECPNGCGYTILSAEDTQHNCVAELRTELELLRSEMICRVEEAKHEMESRLDSQRRHMVQKESILQNEIEELKSQMSRMMSDVRSLMAAERQHRQELEQAELEKRELMELLRGLQKDCRLTTTEGSRKSTSFRPLTRLETVKRKPREVTVI; translated from the exons ATGGGTTATGATATTGAGCGTTTCGTTGGCTATGTTAATGAAGGGCTATTATGCTCCATCTGCCGTGATGTGTTAGAAGACCCATTACAGGCTCCTTGTGAACACGCTTTCTGTACTGCTTGTATACATGGATGGCTTGTTCATCACAGTAACTGCCCTGAAGACAGACAAATGATTGATGTATCTTTGCTACGGCCTCTCTACAG ATATATGAAAAATGATTTAAACCGTCTTCAGCTACATTGCAAAAACAGAGAATATGGCTGTGAAATGGTTTGTTCTCTGGAGTCTATAGACAGGCATGAAAGGGAGTGTGAATACAGTCAGATACCTTGCTCCAATGCCG GTTGTACAGTTCAGATTGAACGGCGTAACTTGGATGGTCACCTGGCAGTGTGTGAATATCGGAGCCGTGAATGCCCCAATGGTTGTGGCTACACCATTCTCAGCGCAGAAGACACGCAGCATAATTGTGTAGCAGAGCTAAGAACTGAGCTAGAACTACTGCG GTCAGAAATGATCTGCAGAGTGGAGGAGGCAAAACATGAGATGGAGTCAAGGTTAGATTCACAGAGAAGGCATATGGTCCAAAAAGAGAGtattctgcaaaatgaaattgaaGAACTAAAG agtCAGATGTCACGAATGATGTCAGATGTACGTTCTCTGATggctgcagagaggcagcaccgacaggagctggagcaggcagagctggaaaaacGGGAATTAATGGAGCTGCTGAGGGGGCTGCAGAAAGACTGTCGATTAACTACTACAGAAGGAAGCAGGAAGTCAACAAGTTTCCGCCCTCTGACACGACTAGAGACTGTAAAACGAAAACCTAGGGAAGTTACAGTTATCTAA